A window of Ruminiclostridium herbifermentans genomic DNA:
GCAAGCACAAGTACTCTATCACACATTCCTAATATTTCTTCCACGTCAGATGAAATCAATATTATAGATGCGCCTTTTGTGACTAAATCAAGCATTATGTTGTATATATCTATTTTTGAAGCTATGTCAACTCCACGTGTAGGCTCATCAAGGATATATATTTTTGAACGGCTCATTATCCAACGTGCCACAGCAGTTTTTGCTGATTGCCTCCGCTGTAGGTTTCAAGCAAGTCATTTAGAAGACCAGGCTTGATGCTTAGTTTTTTAATATATGTATCTGTAACATCGGTCATTATTTGGTTATGCAGGTATTTGTACTGCTCAAATCTTTTTAGAGACGATACAGTAACATTATTTTCCAAGCTGAGACAACCAAATATAGAACTTACAGCTCTATCCTCGGGAAGAAAAGCAATACCTTTTTTTATTGCGTCATGTGGGGATGTAATTTTTTGTTTTTGCCCATCTATTTCGATACAACCGCTTTTTATGGGAACTATGCCAAAGAGACATTGTGCAAGCAGTGATCTTCCAGCACCCATAAGCCCAGTTATACCTAGAATCTCTGATTTTCTCAGATCGAAACTTATTGAATGAAGGATATCAGCTGCACTTAAGTCTTTAACTGACATAACTATATCACCGAGAGGTATGTCTAACCGAGGGTAACGCTTTACTTCAGCTGGTACAGAAAGCATCTTAATTATATCTTCTTTGGTTCCGCTGCCAACTTTACGAGTTCCAATAACTTTGCCCTGATGCATTACTGTAAATCTATCTGCAATCAACTCTATTTCCTCTACTAAATGAGTAATATAAAAAATAGCAGTATTCTTCTCTTTTAGTGAACGTATAATTTTAAATATAATTTCTTTTTCAGAGGAAGTAAATGCAGAAGAAGGCTCGTCAAATATTATAATTTTTGCATTGGATACATAAGCTTTTACTATTTCAACTAACTGCTTTTGGGCAAATCCCAATTGGGCTACAGTAGATCGTGGATTAATATCTATGCCGAAACTTTTAAAAATATCATTGCAATCTTGATGCATCTTATACTTATTTACTGTTGTAAATAATTTCTTTTTTGAATAGGAATAATCCATAAAAATATTCTCTGCTACAGTAAGGTTTGGGTATAGATTTATATCCTGCCATACGCAATAAATTCCATTTGTCCTAGCATTACTGACATCTTCAATAGATACAGGATTGCCGTCTATAAGAAGAACACCACTAAATGGGCGTATTAAATAATGGTATGTCAATTATGGGAGTCGGAATCGATTGGCAGCAGACAATAAAGGGTATGGTTCTTTTAGCAGCCGTTGCATTTGATGTATACACTAAGTCAAAGTCTAATAATAATTAGTATGAAAGTTACATAGCTAAGAATAGAAACTACAATTATTTTTAAAGGTGCACATGGTAGGGAGTATTAATGCTCTTCGCTATGTGCGCTTTTTATTTGGGTTCTATGTAAATAGTTGGGATAGAACTGTAAACTGAAATTATTAAAGGGTCGATTGCTTTTTTTCGGGTTTATGTAAATAGTTGGGGTAGAACTGTAAACTGAAATTATTAAAGGGTCGATTGCTTTTTTTCGGGTTTATGTAAATAGTTGGGGTAGAACTGTAAACTGAAATTATTAAAGGGCCGATTGCTTTTTTTCGGGTTTATGTAAATAGTTGGGGTGGAACAGTAAACTGAAATTTTTACTGAGCCGATCGCTTTAACGAGTGATTGGCTCTTGTTCATTTTTAGGGTATGTAGAATTCTTGGTCTGAAGTTTTCAAAGTTCAGATATAGAACCGTTTTTATTATGAGTTTGAACATCTATAATATATAGTTTCTAAGTTTATTAATGCTTGTTGTATATATTTTATTGTCAAAGTTTAATAGTAATTATCTATAATAAATTCAAAAAATTATTTTAAATATAGTATTGACAATTATTTAACAAGGTTGTAAAATGTAATTGTAGAAGTTGTTAAATAATTAACATATTAAAAATATGCATTTTAGTCATTAGTAAATACAATTTATGTAAGTTATATTTTTTTTACAATTGATTGTTAAAAAAATAACAATAATTAGAGTGTTATTACAACTAAGCAGTATTTATACCGAGGGAAGCAAGCGTCCCACTTTTTAAATGGTTATTACCGATTTTAATTGTTAGGAAGTGAGAGTATTTTCCGCCTTGTTAATTACCGCTTATGTAATGAAATTTTCTGCAAATAGAAAAATTTCGTTTTGAATCTAAGCGTTAAAATCTAAAAATGGAGGGTGAATAATTATGTCAAATAAAAATTTAGTGGTAAATAGTGTAGAGAGTTTGCAGGAAAAGATATCTGAGATAAGGCAAGCACAGCAAGTATTTGCAACCTATACTCAAGAGCAGGTAGATAAAATATTTTTGGCTGCCGCACTAGCTGCTAATAAAAATAGAATTCCTCTTGCAAAAATGGCACATGAAGAAACAGGAATGGGAATTGTAGAAGATAAAGTTATAAAAAACCACTATGCATCAGAGTATATTTATAATGCCTATAAGGATACTCAAACCTGTGGTGTAATTGAAAAGGACGAAGCGTTTGGAATAACTAAAATTGCTGAACCATTAGGTGTAATAGCGGCTATAGTACCAACAACCAACCCTACATCAACTGCAATTTTTAAAGCATTATTATCTCTGAAAACAAGAAATGGTATTATTTTTTCACCACATCCTAGAGCAAAAAAATGCACTATCGAAGCAGCACGAATAGTCCTAGATGCAGCTGTAGCAGCAGGTGCACCAGAAGGAATTATTGGTTGGATAGATGAACCTTCAATTGAACTGTCAGGTATTGTTATGAAGGAAGCAGATATAATCCTTGCCACTGGCGGACCTGGAATGGTTAAGGCAGCTTATTCATCAGGTAAGCCTGCAATTGGAGTTGGGCCTGGTAATACACCAGCTATTATTGATGATAGTGCTGATATAAAAATGGCGGTTAGTTCAATTATTGTTTCAAAAACTTTTGATAATGGTATGATTTGTGCCTCAGAACAGTCAGTTATAGTTCTAGACAAGGTTTATAATGAGGTCAGAAAAGAGTTTGTTCGTCGTGGAGCATATATGTTAAATAAAGATGAGACTCAAAAGGTTAGAGATATTATTTTGATTAATGGAGTCTTAAATGCAAAAATAGTTGGTCAATCTGCATATACTATTGCAAAACTAGCAGGTTTCAGTGTCCCTAATGATACTAAAATGCTAATTGGTGAAGTAGAATCTGTTGAACTATCAGAAGCGTTTGCACATGAAAAGCTTTCACCTATTTTAGCAATGTATAGAGCAAAAAACTTTGGAGATGCATTGGCAAAGGCTGAAAAGCTAGTAGCTGATGGGGGGTTCGGACATACATCCTCTTTATATATCAATGTAGTAAGCGGTAAGGAGAAAATTAATAAATTTACTGAAGCAATGAAAACTTGCAGAATTCTTATAAATACACCATCTGCACATGGAGGAATAGGAGACCTGTATAACTTCAAATTAGAACCATCATTAACACTTGGATGTGGTTCATGGGGAGGAAATTCAGTTTCTGAGAATGTTGGAGTTAAGCATCTTATCAATATTAAGACTGTTGCAGAAAGGCGAGAAAATATGTTATGGTTTAGAGCACCAGAAAAGGTATATTTTAAAAAGGGCTGCTTAGGTGTTGCATTAAGAGAACTTAAGGATGTAATGAACAAAAAGAGAGCATTTATAGTAACAGATACTTTCTTGTACAATAATGGTTATACAAAGGCAGTTACAAACTTATTAGATGAAATGAACATCAGCCATTTTACATTCTTTGATGTGGCTCCAGATCCAACACTTGAGTGTGCAAAGCTTGGTGCAAAGGCTATGATCGAATTTAAACCAGATGTTATTATAGCAGTTGGCGGTGGTTCAGCAATGGATGCAGGTAAAATAATGTGGACATTATATGAACACCCTGAGGTTGACTTCCAAGACTTAGCTATGAGATTTATGGATATAAGAAAAAGAGTATATAACTTCCCTAAAATGGGTGAAAAAGCATATTTTGTAGCAGTGCCAACATCAGCAGGTACGGGCTCAGAGGTAACACCTTTTGCAGTTATTACTGATGAGCAGACAGGAGTAAAGTATCCTCTTGCTGACTATGAGTTGATGCCAGATATGGCAATTGTTGATGTGGATTTGATGATGCATATGCCAAAGAGTCTAACAGCTGCATCAGGAATAGACGCATTAACACATGCAATTGAGGCATATGGTTCAATGTTGTCTTCAGACTATACAAATGGTCTAGCTTTGCAGGCACTTAAGAGCATATTTGAGTATCTTCCATCAGCGTATGAAAATGGAGCAAAGGATCCTATTGCTAGAGAAAAAATGGCTAATGCTTCAACTATAGCTGGTATGGCATTTGCTAATGCTTTCTTGGGAATTTGTCACTCAATGGCTCATAAGCTAGGAGCATTCCATCATTTGCCGCATGGGGTTGCTAATGCCCTTCTTATTAATGAGGTTATGAAATTCAATGTTGCTGAGGCACCCGCAAAAATGGGTACCTTCTCACAATACAAGTATCCTGAAGTATTAAAGAGATATGCTGAAATTGCTTCCTTTATTGGAATTAATGGTGTAAATGATGAAGATAAATTTAATAAATTACTTGCTAAGATTGATGATTTAAAAGCTAAGGTTGGAATTCCTAAGACAATAAAAGAAGCTGGTATAGATGAAAGTAAATTTATTGAAACTTTAGATGAAATGGTAGAACAGGCATTTGATGACCAGTGCACAGGTGCAAATCCAAGATATCCACTTATGAGTGAAATGAAAGAAATGTATTTAAGAGCTTATTATGGTAAGGAAAATGTATCTGCTGATGAATTAGCAGGTTAGCGAAGGTAGTCTCTCTCTTAATATGTTATATATTCTCAAAGAAGTCGCTTATTCATTTGAATAGGCGGCTTTTTTGACTTTAAAGTACATGATTACTGGTGCTTCTGCATAAACTTATCTAAATGTGTTACTAACAAGATATTTGTTGAATTTGTATAGGGGGGTATCATAGCTAATTATACCGCTGAATACATTTGACAAACATGATTGTTCTTCACTGTAATTATTTCAGCATCAAATTCGTGGGCGAGCAATAGATATATATTGCACGGAGAGTACTATGGGAAGTAGATATAATAATTAGCAGAAAAATTGATAATAATTATATTGTTTTATATTATTAAAAAAATGGTATATTAAAATAGTAGTACTTAAAATAAATATACAATGTTATATTTTATTTTGTTTAGAATAAGTTACAAATTACTAACTAATATAGACTATTAACTCTGTCTATAAGTGTTCATACTTATTATTATCACAATAAGTATATGAATTAGTACATTAGAGAATAAAAATTTTAAATGCAGGAGGATTTTTTAATGAGTTTTAATTATTTTATGCCCACAAGAATTCTGTTTGGTAAGGGCCAGTTATCGAATTTGCATAAACAGAAGTTGCCTGGTAAAAAGGCTTTAATTGTAACCTCGGCAGGAACGTCAATGAAAAAACACGGATATCTTGGCAGACTTGAAGAACAGCTGAAAATAGCAAAGGTTGAATATGTATTGTTTGATAAAATATTGCCAAATCCAATTAAGCCGCATGTAATGGAAGGAGCACAACTTGCAAAGGATAGCGGATGTGACTTTATAATAGGACTTGGCGGCGGCAGCAGTATAGATTCGGCAAAATCAATTGCAGTAATGGCCACTAATGAAGGCGATTATTGGGATTATATCAGTGGTGGTTCTGGAAAGGCAAAGCCTGTACCAAATGATCCGTTACCAATAGTGGCTATCACAACAACTGCAGGAACTGGTACAGAGGCTGATCCTTGGACTGTTATAACAAATGACATCAGTAATGAGAAAATTGGATATGGTTATGACAAAACTTTTCCCACATTATCAATAGTAGACCCTGATTTAATGATGACAGTTCCACCACATTTGACTGCATT
This region includes:
- a CDS encoding ATP-binding cassette domain-containing protein; its protein translation is MTYHYLIRPFSGVLLIDGNPVSIEDVSNARTNGIYCVWQDINLYPNLTVAENIFMDYSYSKKKLFTTVNKYKMHQDCNDIFKSFGIDINPRSTVAQLGFAQKQLVEIVKAYVSNAKIIIFDEPSSAFTSSEKEIIFKIIRSLKEKNTAIFYITHLVEEIELIADRFTVMHQGKVIGTRKVGSGTKEDIIKMLSVPAEVKRYPRLDIPLGDIVMSVKDLSAADILHSISFDLRKSEILGITGLMGAGRSLLAQCLFGIVPIKSGCIEIDGQKQKITSPHDAIKKGIAFLPEDRAVSSIFGCLSLENNVTVSSLKRFEQYKYLHNQIMTDVTDTYIKKLSIKPGLLNDLLETYSGGNQQKLLWHVG
- the adhE gene encoding bifunctional acetaldehyde-CoA/alcohol dehydrogenase, whose amino-acid sequence is MSNKNLVVNSVESLQEKISEIRQAQQVFATYTQEQVDKIFLAAALAANKNRIPLAKMAHEETGMGIVEDKVIKNHYASEYIYNAYKDTQTCGVIEKDEAFGITKIAEPLGVIAAIVPTTNPTSTAIFKALLSLKTRNGIIFSPHPRAKKCTIEAARIVLDAAVAAGAPEGIIGWIDEPSIELSGIVMKEADIILATGGPGMVKAAYSSGKPAIGVGPGNTPAIIDDSADIKMAVSSIIVSKTFDNGMICASEQSVIVLDKVYNEVRKEFVRRGAYMLNKDETQKVRDIILINGVLNAKIVGQSAYTIAKLAGFSVPNDTKMLIGEVESVELSEAFAHEKLSPILAMYRAKNFGDALAKAEKLVADGGFGHTSSLYINVVSGKEKINKFTEAMKTCRILINTPSAHGGIGDLYNFKLEPSLTLGCGSWGGNSVSENVGVKHLINIKTVAERRENMLWFRAPEKVYFKKGCLGVALRELKDVMNKKRAFIVTDTFLYNNGYTKAVTNLLDEMNISHFTFFDVAPDPTLECAKLGAKAMIEFKPDVIIAVGGGSAMDAGKIMWTLYEHPEVDFQDLAMRFMDIRKRVYNFPKMGEKAYFVAVPTSAGTGSEVTPFAVITDEQTGVKYPLADYELMPDMAIVDVDLMMHMPKSLTAASGIDALTHAIEAYGSMLSSDYTNGLALQALKSIFEYLPSAYENGAKDPIAREKMANASTIAGMAFANAFLGICHSMAHKLGAFHHLPHGVANALLINEVMKFNVAEAPAKMGTFSQYKYPEVLKRYAEIASFIGINGVNDEDKFNKLLAKIDDLKAKVGIPKTIKEAGIDESKFIETLDEMVEQAFDDQCTGANPRYPLMSEMKEMYLRAYYGKENVSADELAG